A region from the Sphingomonas flavescens genome encodes:
- a CDS encoding TonB-dependent receptor, whose product MKLPIGLLTTAAVFVPATAIAQQASAPATAAIVDHGDHGGAGAADEAPPTPGTAAGAHEDEDQAIVITGTKRRAGDVLGNVSVLDAEELAHDLKPSIGDTLADLPGVSASSFGPSSSRPILRGEQGERAPILVDGIGSLDLSASDPDHAVTINPLTAERIEVLHGPGALLYAPSAVAGVVNVIDGRIPRRHPDEVDGDVLLNYGSAANERSANAGIDAPLGKKFVAHVDGAYSKYDDLHVGGYLLSEPLRKQALASTDPDIRALADLKGKLPNTSGRTDDAAAGVAYVDGDWNVGLSVSHHDSKYGVPIRFSLDPAVEAEAPTIDAHQNRLDARVNAPIGGFFKLFEFRGGLSKYHHAELDPSGAVGTRFYSNGGEMRADLVQTERGGWGGTTGVQYLSQDARIRGDEKYLPDSRKKNVGLFTVQSIEAGKVRLEAAGRVDFADLTAKSDPLIAGLVADAGSNSLVGTVPFSRKFTAVSGSVGANYEFLPGWRAGLSISHSERAPSIGELYAFGPHGGSEQFIIGDPNLKLERSNGAELSLHRTVGPVHIQGSVYYSRFSNFIFQAPTGAIEDGLPVYDHLQGKAKYYGFELESDVKFGKALGIDWGGEITTDAVRAKIKGFGNAPEIPPFRVLAGLTGTRGQVDGRIEVERTSSQNKAAPNETTTPGYTLVNASFDWHPYAANPELTLSLTANNIFDVEARRHASDLKDYAPLAGRDIRLTARLGF is encoded by the coding sequence ATGAAATTGCCAATCGGGCTGCTGACCACGGCAGCCGTTTTCGTTCCCGCCACCGCAATAGCTCAGCAAGCCTCGGCCCCGGCCACCGCGGCGATCGTGGACCACGGAGACCATGGCGGCGCCGGAGCCGCCGACGAAGCGCCACCGACACCAGGGACCGCTGCCGGCGCACATGAAGACGAAGATCAGGCGATCGTCATCACCGGCACCAAGCGCCGCGCCGGAGACGTGCTCGGCAATGTGTCAGTGCTTGATGCGGAAGAGCTGGCTCACGATTTGAAGCCCAGCATCGGCGACACACTGGCCGATCTTCCCGGCGTCAGCGCAAGCAGCTTCGGGCCATCATCGTCGCGACCGATCCTCCGCGGCGAGCAGGGTGAGCGCGCTCCAATCCTTGTCGACGGCATCGGCAGCCTCGACCTGTCAGCGTCCGACCCCGACCATGCCGTCACGATCAATCCGCTCACGGCAGAACGCATCGAGGTCCTGCACGGACCGGGGGCATTGCTCTACGCACCGTCGGCCGTCGCCGGCGTCGTCAACGTGATCGACGGCCGTATCCCGCGCCGCCACCCGGATGAGGTCGATGGCGACGTGCTGCTCAACTACGGCAGCGCAGCGAATGAGCGCTCAGCCAACGCCGGCATCGACGCCCCGCTCGGCAAGAAGTTCGTCGCCCACGTCGACGGCGCCTATTCCAAATATGACGATCTGCACGTTGGCGGGTATTTGTTGTCCGAGCCGCTGCGCAAGCAGGCGCTCGCCAGCACCGATCCGGACATCCGCGCGCTGGCCGATCTCAAGGGCAAATTGCCCAATACCTCAGGACGCACGGATGATGCCGCCGCCGGCGTGGCTTACGTCGACGGCGACTGGAACGTCGGACTGTCCGTCAGCCACCACGACTCAAAGTACGGCGTGCCGATCCGCTTCTCGCTCGACCCTGCGGTCGAAGCCGAAGCGCCAACGATCGATGCGCACCAAAACCGCCTCGACGCGCGCGTGAACGCCCCGATTGGCGGCTTCTTCAAGCTGTTCGAATTCCGCGGCGGCTTATCCAAATATCATCACGCCGAACTCGATCCGAGCGGCGCGGTCGGGACACGATTTTATTCCAACGGCGGCGAAATGCGCGCCGACCTCGTGCAGACCGAGCGCGGCGGTTGGGGCGGCACGACGGGTGTCCAGTATCTCAGCCAGGACGCGCGCATCCGCGGCGACGAGAAGTATCTTCCCGACAGCCGTAAGAAGAACGTCGGCCTGTTCACCGTCCAGTCGATCGAGGCGGGCAAGGTGCGGCTGGAAGCCGCCGGCCGCGTCGACTTCGCAGACCTGACGGCGAAATCCGACCCCCTGATCGCAGGCCTGGTGGCGGACGCAGGCTCAAACAGCCTCGTCGGCACCGTCCCGTTCAGCCGAAAATTCACTGCGGTGTCCGGTTCCGTCGGCGCGAACTACGAATTCCTGCCGGGATGGCGCGCAGGCCTGTCGATCTCGCACAGCGAACGGGCCCCCTCGATCGGCGAGCTATATGCCTTCGGCCCGCACGGGGGCAGCGAACAGTTCATCATCGGGGACCCGAACCTGAAGCTGGAACGGAGCAACGGCGCGGAACTCAGCCTGCACCGCACCGTGGGACCGGTGCACATCCAGGGCAGCGTCTATTACAGCCGCTTCTCCAACTTCATCTTCCAGGCGCCGACCGGCGCGATCGAGGACGGCCTGCCGGTTTACGATCACCTCCAGGGCAAGGCGAAATATTACGGCTTTGAGCTGGAGAGCGATGTCAAGTTCGGCAAGGCGCTCGGCATCGACTGGGGCGGTGAAATCACCACCGACGCGGTGCGTGCGAAGATCAAGGGCTTCGGCAATGCGCCCGAAATTCCCCCCTTCCGCGTCCTGGCCGGCCTGACCGGCACGCGCGGCCAGGTCGACGGACGCATCGAAGTCGAGCGCACCTCGTCGCAGAACAAGGCCGCACCAAACGAAACGACGACGCCCGGCTACACGCTCGTCAATGCGTCGTTCGACTGGCACCCCTATGCCGCCAACCCGGAGCTGACCTTATCGCTGACCGCCAACAACATTTTCGATGTCGAAGCGCGGCGACATGCCAGCGACCTCAAAGATTATGCCCCGCTCGCCGGACGCGACATCCGTCTCACCGCGCGGCTAGGCTTCTAA
- a CDS encoding threonine synthase, with product MNVTHLECSLTGERYEAGHVHNLSRAGKPLLVRYDLEAAKRALTREDVAAREPGMWKWRELLPNDGAPVSLGEIETPIVALPNIAAKAGASNLLVKDEGRLPTGSFKARGLAMAVTMARQFGVEKIAMPTNGNAGAALAAYGARAGIETVVICPAETPEINVTETAAYGARVYVADGQIDECGALVGKGAAAGLWFDCSTLKEPYRLEGKKVMGFELVEQLGWEVPDAIFYPTGGGTGLIGMWKAFDELEAVGLIGSKRPRMYAVQAEGCAPIVRAFEQGNEFAERWEHAATVATGIRVPKAVGDFLILRAVRESGGAGIAVAEDAIQQAVEDAARDDGFLLCPEGGAVLAAWRKALGAGLIGKDERVLLFNCANGNKYPLPDRSKTLKLAEADPAAL from the coding sequence GTGAATGTCACGCATCTCGAATGCTCGCTGACCGGTGAGCGCTACGAAGCCGGGCATGTCCACAATCTGTCGCGCGCGGGGAAGCCGCTGCTGGTGCGGTACGATCTCGAAGCGGCAAAGCGGGCGCTGACGCGCGAGGATGTGGCAGCGCGTGAGCCAGGCATGTGGAAGTGGCGCGAGTTGCTACCGAACGATGGCGCCCCGGTCAGCCTGGGCGAGATCGAAACGCCGATTGTTGCGTTGCCGAATATTGCGGCAAAAGCGGGCGCTTCCAATCTGCTCGTCAAGGATGAGGGGCGGCTGCCGACCGGATCGTTCAAGGCGCGCGGGCTGGCGATGGCGGTCACGATGGCGCGCCAGTTCGGGGTCGAGAAGATTGCCATGCCGACCAATGGCAATGCCGGTGCGGCGCTGGCGGCTTACGGCGCGCGGGCGGGGATCGAGACGGTGGTGATCTGCCCCGCCGAAACGCCGGAAATCAATGTCACCGAGACCGCCGCCTATGGCGCTCGGGTCTATGTCGCCGATGGGCAGATCGACGAATGCGGCGCGCTGGTCGGGAAGGGCGCGGCTGCCGGGCTGTGGTTCGACTGCTCGACGCTGAAGGAGCCGTATCGCCTCGAGGGCAAGAAGGTGATGGGCTTCGAGCTCGTCGAACAGCTCGGCTGGGAAGTCCCGGACGCGATCTTCTACCCGACCGGCGGCGGCACCGGTTTGATCGGCATGTGGAAGGCATTCGATGAACTGGAAGCGGTCGGCCTGATCGGATCGAAGCGGCCGCGCATGTATGCGGTGCAGGCCGAAGGCTGCGCGCCGATCGTCCGCGCCTTCGAGCAGGGCAACGAGTTCGCGGAGCGGTGGGAGCATGCGGCGACCGTCGCCACGGGCATTCGCGTGCCGAAGGCGGTCGGCGACTTCCTGATCCTGCGCGCGGTGCGCGAGAGTGGCGGCGCCGGCATTGCGGTGGCGGAAGATGCTATCCAGCAGGCGGTTGAAGATGCGGCGCGGGACGACGGGTTTCTGCTCTGTCCGGAAGGCGGCGCGGTGCTCGCGGCGTGGCGCAAGGCGCTGGGCGCGGGCTTGATCGGCAAGGACGAGCGCGTGCTGCTTTTCAACTGTGCCAACGGCAACAAATATCCGCTCCCGGACCGGTCGAAGACGCTGAAGCTGGCGGAAGCGGACCCGGCCGCGCTCTAG
- a CDS encoding VIT family protein — translation MDETKFHPERHQVERIGWLRAAVLGANDGIVSTASLIVGVAAAASGKSEILLAGVAGLVAGAMSMAAGEYVSVSSQADTETADLRREEAELKANPAFEHAELANIYRGRGLDQETADKVATQLMVHDALGTHARDELSITHVTTARPIQAAITSALTFTTGAALPLAAAWLSPTGQPMIVAVSVASLIFLAILGAVGAKAGDAPIGKAMLRVAFWGAAAMAVTAGIGRLVGTAV, via the coding sequence ATGGACGAGACGAAGTTTCACCCGGAGCGGCATCAGGTCGAACGCATCGGCTGGCTGCGCGCCGCAGTGCTCGGCGCCAACGACGGCATTGTCTCGACCGCCAGCCTGATCGTCGGCGTCGCCGCCGCCGCTTCGGGCAAGAGCGAGATTCTTCTCGCAGGGGTCGCCGGCCTTGTGGCGGGCGCCATGTCGATGGCTGCCGGCGAATATGTGTCGGTGAGTTCGCAGGCGGACACCGAGACTGCGGATCTCCGGCGCGAGGAAGCGGAGCTTAAGGCGAACCCGGCGTTCGAACATGCCGAACTGGCCAACATCTATCGCGGACGCGGCCTCGATCAGGAGACTGCGGACAAGGTTGCCACGCAGTTGATGGTCCATGATGCGCTGGGCACGCATGCGCGGGATGAGCTCAGCATCACGCACGTGACCACGGCCCGCCCGATCCAGGCCGCGATTACCTCCGCGTTGACGTTCACGACTGGAGCCGCACTCCCCTTGGCTGCCGCTTGGTTGTCCCCGACCGGCCAGCCGATGATCGTAGCCGTGTCGGTCGCATCGCTGATCTTCCTCGCGATCCTCGGCGCGGTCGGCGCGAAGGCCGGCGATGCACCGATCGGCAAGGCCATGCTGCGAGTCGCCTTCTGGGGCGCTGCGGCGATGGCGGTAACGGCCGGCATCGGCCGACTCGTCGGCACCGCGGTCTGA
- a CDS encoding cation diffusion facilitator family transporter: MAHDHHHHHAPAQPGKAFAIGIGLNTAFVIIEAFYGFYANSMALVADAGHNLSDVLGLVVAWAGATMARKSATPRFTYGLKKASILSALINSLFLLVAVGAIGAEAIRRLFHPSNTNGEYVIAVAAVGIVINGLTAWFFSKDQHGDINVRGAYLHMLSDALVSLAVVFSGFVILWTGQRWVDPVMSLAVAVVILWGSIGLLKESVWMSLAGVPSGIDTDEVEAALAELPGVADVHHVHIWPLSTTETALTAHMVQPSGSADELINAAQHMLHHRFHIEHCTLQVERGHAGGGNCETEDC; encoded by the coding sequence ATGGCGCACGACCATCACCATCATCATGCGCCAGCGCAGCCCGGCAAAGCGTTCGCTATCGGCATCGGGCTGAACACGGCGTTCGTAATCATCGAGGCCTTTTACGGCTTCTACGCCAATTCGATGGCCCTCGTGGCCGACGCCGGTCACAATCTGTCGGACGTGCTAGGCCTAGTGGTCGCCTGGGCCGGTGCAACGATGGCGCGCAAGTCCGCGACGCCGCGGTTCACCTATGGGCTCAAGAAGGCGTCCATTTTGTCGGCGCTGATCAATTCGCTGTTCCTGCTCGTTGCGGTGGGCGCGATCGGCGCCGAGGCGATACGCCGGCTGTTCCATCCATCGAACACCAATGGCGAATATGTGATCGCGGTCGCGGCCGTCGGCATCGTCATCAACGGACTGACCGCCTGGTTCTTCTCCAAGGATCAGCACGGCGACATCAATGTCCGCGGGGCTTACCTGCACATGCTGTCGGACGCTTTGGTGTCGCTGGCCGTCGTCTTCTCGGGCTTCGTCATCCTGTGGACAGGGCAGCGCTGGGTCGACCCGGTGATGAGCCTCGCCGTTGCCGTCGTCATCCTGTGGGGCAGCATCGGCCTGCTCAAGGAATCGGTGTGGATGTCCCTGGCCGGCGTTCCGAGCGGCATCGACACGGATGAGGTAGAAGCCGCGCTGGCCGAGTTGCCCGGTGTCGCGGACGTGCATCACGTGCACATCTGGCCGCTAAGCACGACCGAGACGGCGCTGACGGCACATATGGTTCAGCCTTCGGGCTCGGCCGACGAGCTGATCAACGCAGCGCAGCACATGCTGCACCATCGTTTCCACATCGAACATTGCACCCTGCAGGTTGAGCGCGGGCACGCGGGCGGCGGGAATTGCGAGACGGAGGATTGTTAG
- the xth gene encoding exodeoxyribonuclease III, translating to MRIASYNINGINSRFAVLERWLKEFQPDIVGLQELKCTDDAFPAAAIEALGYSAIWHGQRAWNGVALLSKVGRPVETRRALPADPNLEQSRYIEAAICGILVGNMYAPNGNPQPGPKFDYKLAWLDALKAYAQDLIDGEVPAMLIGDYNIIPTDEDVYKPERWKKDALFAPAAREKFRELVEQGWTDALRKTHPDERIYTFWHYWRNSFERDAGIRIDHALLSPPLAKKLKKAGVDRTPRGWEKTSDHGPMWVELKL from the coding sequence CTGCGAATCGCGAGCTACAACATCAACGGCATCAACTCTCGATTTGCGGTGCTCGAGCGCTGGCTGAAGGAGTTTCAGCCGGACATCGTCGGCCTGCAGGAACTCAAGTGCACCGACGACGCCTTTCCGGCGGCGGCGATCGAGGCGCTCGGCTATTCCGCGATCTGGCATGGCCAGCGCGCGTGGAACGGCGTGGCATTGCTGTCGAAGGTGGGAAGGCCGGTGGAGACGCGGCGCGCATTGCCGGCCGATCCGAACCTTGAGCAGAGTCGCTACATCGAGGCCGCGATCTGCGGCATTCTCGTCGGCAACATGTATGCCCCCAACGGCAATCCGCAGCCGGGGCCGAAGTTCGACTACAAGCTGGCCTGGCTCGACGCGCTCAAGGCGTATGCCCAGGATTTGATCGACGGGGAAGTACCCGCGATGCTGATCGGCGATTACAACATCATCCCTACTGACGAGGACGTCTACAAGCCGGAACGGTGGAAAAAGGACGCCTTGTTCGCGCCTGCCGCCCGCGAGAAGTTTCGCGAGCTGGTCGAACAGGGATGGACCGACGCGCTGCGGAAGACGCATCCGGACGAACGGATCTATACCTTCTGGCATTACTGGCGGAATTCGTTCGAGCGGGATGCCGGCATCCGCATCGACCATGCGCTGCTTAGTCCGCCACTGGCCAAGAAGCTGAAGAAGGCTGGCGTCGATCGCACGCCGCGCGGCTGGGAGAAGACCAGCGACCACGGGCCGATGTGGGTCGAACTCAAGCTTTGA